A section of the Zygosaccharomyces rouxii strain CBS732 chromosome B complete sequence genome encodes:
- the CYT1 gene encoding ubiquinol--cytochrome-c reductase catalytic subunit CYT1 (highly similar to gnl|GLV|CAGL0L10406g Candida glabrata CAGL0L10406g and similar to YOR065W uniprot|P07143 Saccharomyces cerevisiae YOR065W CYT1 Cytochrome c1 component of the mitochondrial respiratory chain expression is regulated by the heme-activated glucose- repressed Hap2p/3p/4p/5p CCAAT-binding complex) — MFSQVRRVATNATTRKFLAGGALISGVSASAALYADSLTAQAMTAAEHGLHPPAFSWPHNGPFDTFDHAAIRRGYQVYREVCAACHSLDRIAWRTLIGVSHTNQEVRDMSAEFEYDDEPDEQGNPKKRPGKLADYIPGPYPNEQAARSANQGALPPDLSLIVKARHGGADYIFSLLTGYPEEPPAGVVLPPGSNYNPYFPGGAIAMGRVLFDDLVEYEDGTPATTSQMAKDVTTFLNWCSEPEHDERKRLGLKAILVVSSLYLLSVWVKKFKWAAIKNRKFVFNPPKTKK, encoded by the coding sequence ATGTTCTCTCAAGTTAGACGCGTTGCAACTAATGCAACTACCCGCAAATTCTTAGCCGGAGGTGCTCTAATCTCTGGTGTCTCTGCATCTGCTGCTCTATATGCCGACTCATTGACCGCTCAAGCAATGACAGCAGCTGAGCATGGTCTACATCCTCCTGCTTTTTCATGGCCACACAACGGTCCATTTGATACCTTCGATCATGCTGCCATCAGAAGAGGTTATCAAGTTTACAGAGAAGTTTGCGCTGCTTGCCATTCTTTAGATAGAATTGCTTGGAGAACCTTAATTGGTGTTTCTCACACAAACCAAGAAGTTCGTGATATGTCCGCAGAATTCGAATACGATGATGAACCTGATGAACAAGGTAATCCAAAGAAGAGACCAGGTAAATTGGCTGATTACATTCCAGGTCCTTACCCTAACGAACAAGCCGCTAGATCTGCCAATCAAGGTGCCCTACCACCTGATTTGTCCTTAATCGTTAAGGCAAGACATGGTGGTGCTGATTACATCTTTTCATTGCTAACCGGTTATCCAGAAGAACCACCAGCAGGTGTTGTTCTTCCACCAGGTTCTAACTACAACCCATACTTCCCAGGTGGTGCAATTGCAATGGGTAGAGTTttatttgatgatttggtCGAGTACGAAGACGGTACACCAGCAACTACTTCCCAAATGGCAAAGGATGTTACTACTTTCTTGAACTGGTGCTCTGAACCTGAACACGatgaaagaaagagattAGGTCTAAAGGCAATCCTAGTGGTGTCCTCCTTGTACTTGCTATCCGTCTGGGTGAAGAAGTTCAAGTGGGCAGCTATCAAGAACAGAAAATTTGTCTTTAACCCTCCAAAGACTAAGAAATAA